A single Polycladomyces subterraneus DNA region contains:
- the gcvPA gene encoding aminomethyl-transferring glycine dehydrogenase subunit GcvPA — translation MKFRYLPMTEQDRREMMATLGIDSVEELFADIPESVRFRGRLNIPEAMAEPDLVRHMNRLAGKNASFDQYVCFLGAGAYEHHIPSVVNHVISRSEFYTAYTPYQPEISQGELQAIFEFQTMICELTGMEVANSSMYDGPTALAEAAGVAMATTRKRKVVVSRAVHPEARAILSTYAKGIGLTVVEAPCTDGVTDSARLEELVDADTAAVIVQTPNFFGNLEDLGVIEPIAHRHKGMLVVSANPIALGVLKPPGAYGADIVVGDAQPMGIAVQFGGPHCGYFATTKALMRRIPGRIVGQTVDEEGKRGFVLTLQAREQHIRREKATSNICSNQALNALAAAVYMSAMGKQGIQEVARLNVQKAHYAWQRLAQIPGVEPLFDRPFFNEFALKLPKPVGEVNRRLLEEGIIGGYDLGRDYVELADAMLLAVTEMRTKEEIDRLAEVMEGIVR, via the coding sequence ATGAAGTTTCGTTACTTGCCAATGACCGAACAAGATCGCCGGGAGATGATGGCGACACTCGGCATCGATTCGGTGGAGGAGCTTTTCGCGGATATTCCCGAGTCCGTCCGTTTCCGTGGGCGGCTCAACATTCCCGAAGCGATGGCGGAACCCGATTTGGTACGGCACATGAACCGCCTGGCCGGGAAAAACGCCTCGTTTGACCAGTATGTTTGCTTTCTGGGAGCGGGGGCGTATGAGCACCATATTCCCAGCGTGGTGAATCACGTGATCTCCCGCTCGGAATTTTACACCGCGTACACCCCGTATCAGCCGGAGATCAGCCAGGGGGAACTCCAGGCCATTTTCGAATTTCAGACGATGATCTGTGAACTGACCGGGATGGAAGTAGCCAACTCCTCGATGTATGACGGACCGACCGCATTGGCGGAGGCGGCAGGTGTGGCGATGGCGACCACGCGCAAACGGAAGGTGGTGGTTTCCCGTGCCGTCCACCCTGAAGCGCGCGCCATATTGTCCACCTATGCCAAAGGAATCGGGCTGACGGTGGTGGAAGCCCCCTGCACCGACGGCGTGACCGATTCCGCCCGGCTGGAGGAGCTGGTAGATGCCGACACAGCCGCCGTCATCGTGCAAACGCCCAACTTTTTCGGCAACCTGGAAGATCTGGGTGTCATCGAGCCGATTGCTCATCGGCACAAAGGCATGCTGGTCGTCAGTGCCAATCCGATCGCGCTCGGCGTACTGAAACCACCGGGGGCTTACGGGGCAGACATCGTCGTCGGCGATGCACAACCGATGGGAATCGCTGTGCAGTTCGGCGGTCCGCACTGCGGTTATTTTGCCACGACCAAAGCGTTGATGCGTCGGATCCCGGGCCGCATTGTGGGGCAAACGGTAGATGAAGAGGGCAAACGCGGGTTCGTGCTCACCCTGCAGGCGCGGGAACAGCATATCCGCCGGGAAAAAGCCACCTCTAACATTTGTTCCAACCAGGCGCTCAATGCATTGGCTGCCGCTGTCTACATGTCGGCGATGGGCAAACAGGGTATCCAGGAAGTAGCGCGGTTGAACGTACAAAAAGCGCATTACGCCTGGCAGCGTCTCGCGCAGATTCCGGGGGTGGAGCCGCTGTTCGATCGCCCGTTCTTCAATGAATTTGCGCTGAAATTGCCGAAACCTGTCGGGGAAGTGAACCGGCGACTTCTGGAGGAAGGCATCATCGGCGGTTACGATCTGGGTCGCGATTATGTCGAATTGGCGGATGCCATGCTGTTGGCGGTGACAGAAATGCGGACCAAAGAGGAGATCGACCGGTTGGCAGAGGTAATGGAGGGGATCGTGCGATGA
- the gcvPB gene encoding aminomethyl-transferring glycine dehydrogenase subunit GcvPB, which yields MNKEKALIFEMSQPGRVAYSLPESDVPEIPLEEAIPTEMLRETPAELPEVSELDLIRHYTELSRRNYGVDNGFYPLGSCTMKYNPKVNEDMARLPGFAKIHPYQPDETVQGALQLLYELQRDLAEITGMDQVTLQSAAGAQGEWTGLMMIRAYHESRGESQRNKVIVPDSAHGTNPASATVAGFETITVKSNEKGHVDVEALKQVVGEDTAALMLTNPNTLGLFEEQIREIADIVHEAGGLLYYDGANANAILGIARPGDMGFDVVHLNLHKTFTTPHGGGGPGAGPVGVKKELIPFLPTPIVEKGENGYYLKEDLPHSIGRVKGFHGNFGILVRAYTYIRTMGPDGLRQVSENAVLNANYVMRRLEPYYDLPYPQHCKHEFVLSGKRQKKLGVRTLDIAKRLLDYGFHPPTIYFPLIVDECLMIEPTETESKETLDSFIDAMIQIAQEVENHPEVVQEAPHHTIVKRLDEVTAARKPILRW from the coding sequence ATGAACAAGGAAAAGGCGCTGATTTTCGAGATGAGCCAACCTGGGCGGGTGGCGTACAGCCTGCCGGAATCCGATGTGCCGGAAATCCCGTTGGAAGAGGCGATTCCGACAGAAATGCTCCGCGAAACTCCGGCCGAATTGCCGGAGGTGTCTGAGCTGGATCTGATCCGGCACTACACCGAGTTGTCCCGTCGCAACTACGGGGTGGACAATGGATTTTATCCGCTCGGTTCCTGCACGATGAAATACAATCCCAAAGTGAATGAAGATATGGCCCGTCTTCCCGGCTTTGCCAAGATCCATCCGTACCAGCCGGATGAGACGGTGCAGGGTGCGTTGCAGTTACTGTACGAACTTCAGCGGGATCTGGCAGAAATCACGGGTATGGATCAGGTGACCCTCCAGTCCGCGGCGGGGGCACAAGGTGAATGGACCGGTCTGATGATGATCCGGGCCTACCATGAAAGCCGTGGTGAATCCCAGCGGAACAAAGTGATCGTGCCCGACTCCGCGCACGGCACCAACCCGGCCAGCGCAACGGTCGCCGGATTTGAAACGATCACGGTGAAATCCAACGAAAAAGGGCATGTAGACGTGGAAGCCCTCAAACAAGTGGTGGGAGAAGACACCGCGGCCTTGATGCTGACCAACCCCAACACGTTGGGACTGTTTGAGGAGCAGATCCGGGAGATTGCCGACATCGTCCACGAGGCGGGCGGCCTGCTTTACTACGACGGGGCCAACGCCAACGCCATTCTCGGTATCGCCCGTCCGGGGGATATGGGCTTCGACGTGGTACACCTCAACCTGCACAAAACATTCACCACTCCGCATGGAGGCGGTGGTCCGGGGGCAGGGCCGGTCGGCGTGAAGAAAGAGCTGATCCCGTTCCTGCCGACACCGATTGTGGAAAAAGGGGAAAACGGCTACTACCTGAAAGAGGACCTGCCCCACTCCATCGGTCGGGTCAAAGGGTTCCACGGTAACTTCGGCATTCTGGTGCGCGCCTACACGTACATCCGCACGATGGGGCCGGACGGATTGCGTCAGGTATCCGAAAACGCAGTGCTCAATGCCAACTACGTCATGCGCCGTCTGGAGCCGTACTATGATCTGCCGTACCCGCAACACTGCAAGCACGAGTTCGTTCTCTCCGGCAAACGACAGAAAAAACTGGGCGTGCGTACGTTGGATATCGCCAAACGGTTGTTGGACTACGGTTTCCATCCGCCGACCATCTACTTCCCGCTCATCGTGGATGAATGTCTGATGATCGAACCGACGGAAACGGAAAGCAAAGAAACACTGGACAGTTTCATTGACGCGATGATCCAAATCGCGCAGGAAGTCGAAAACCATCCCGAAGTGGTGCAGGAAGCGCCACACCACACGATTGTCAAACGCCTGGACGAGGTCACTGCTGCGCGCAAACCGATTTTGCGCTGGTAA
- a CDS encoding helix-turn-helix domain-containing protein — translation MSKLKEARTAAGLSQKVLAEKSGLSVNVIRSLEQGKKEWTRELAEKLAPHLGVSVDTLMRSGKKVDSSKSKKKQTKSSSVQTTPKKRTRKKSKRETASSLIRMAKELVAMVDEALIPEPYHHEVLKMAYRMSNIGTEMQGKEE, via the coding sequence ATGAGCAAACTGAAAGAAGCCAGAACGGCAGCAGGATTGTCACAAAAAGTATTGGCAGAGAAATCGGGACTCAGTGTAAATGTTATCCGCTCACTGGAACAGGGAAAAAAAGAGTGGACACGGGAACTGGCCGAAAAATTGGCTCCACATCTGGGCGTGTCGGTCGATACGCTGATGCGGTCGGGGAAAAAAGTGGACTCCTCCAAATCCAAGAAAAAACAAACGAAATCATCTTCTGTGCAAACCACACCCAAGAAACGAACGAGAAAGAAAAGCAAGCGAGAGACAGCCTCCTCTTTGATTCGGATGGCCAAGGAGCTGGTCGCGATGGTGGATGAAGCTTTGATCCCGGAGCCGTATCATCACGAAGTGCTGAAAATGGCGTACCGAATGAGCAACATCGGAACGGAGATGCAGGGGAAAGAAGAGTGA
- a CDS encoding DUF423 domain-containing protein produces the protein MRVFLLLGSLNMFLSIALGAFGAHGLEGKVSERMMEIWRTGAHYHIVHGLALVAIGLLADRFGGSGLITAAGWLILAGIVLFSGSLYAMVLTNVTKLGAITPIGGVAFLAGWVCVFLAAWKQMG, from the coding sequence ATGCGTGTGTTTCTGTTGTTGGGCAGTTTGAACATGTTTTTGAGCATCGCGTTGGGTGCGTTCGGCGCACACGGTCTCGAAGGTAAGGTTTCGGAACGGATGATGGAAATTTGGCGAACCGGTGCGCACTATCACATCGTACACGGTTTGGCACTCGTCGCCATCGGCTTGTTGGCGGATCGCTTCGGCGGCAGCGGACTGATCACTGCAGCGGGCTGGCTGATCTTGGCGGGGATTGTGCTCTTTTCCGGAAGTCTCTACGCCATGGTGCTCACCAATGTGACCAAGCTGGGCGCCATCACGCCGATCGGCGGTGTTGCCTTCCTGGCCGGGTGGGTATGCGTGTTTCTTGCTGCATGGAAACAGATGGGATGA
- a CDS encoding long-chain fatty acid--CoA ligase, protein MKGTMMQYPLTLPHLLERAGRYFGSVEIVSRTPDKSLHRYTYADFTRRSRSLAQALRRAGLKKGDRVGTLMWNHYAHLEAYFGIPVSGGVLHTVNLRLHPNEIAYVINHGGDRFLIVDDVLLPLLEKVTDRIRVERVIVVPLTGQPVPSGYEDYEQFIREPADDFTYPELDENDALGMCYTSGTTGRPKGVVYSHRAVVLHSFASAMADTLGVSGRDTVLPVVPMFHVNAWGLPFTMTMVGAKQVYPGPHLDPVSLLDIMQEEQVTFSAGVPTIWFGIYRELEKRPGHWRLHPKLRMVVGGAAAPEALLRGMDRHGIHVVHAWGMTETTPLGTVSVLKPHLANLPEDEQYAYRAKQGIPAPFVEVRVVNEQGEVPPDGVTMGELQVRGPWIAGAYHDKPNIRDSFTDDGWFRTGDVATIDEEGYVKITDRTKDLIKSGGEWISSVDLENAIMAHPAVDEAAVIGIAHPKWQERPLAVVVKKEGATLTLEELHAFLAPKFAKWWLPDDVVFVEEIPRTSAGKFLKSRLREQFRDHFMTKGVNA, encoded by the coding sequence GTGAAAGGAACGATGATGCAGTATCCCCTGACGTTGCCCCATCTGTTAGAAAGGGCCGGACGTTACTTCGGTTCGGTTGAGATCGTTTCCAGAACGCCGGATAAAAGCTTGCACCGTTACACCTACGCCGACTTTACCCGTAGGTCCCGATCGCTAGCACAGGCGCTCCGGCGGGCGGGTTTGAAAAAAGGGGATCGCGTAGGCACGTTGATGTGGAACCATTACGCCCATCTGGAGGCGTATTTTGGCATTCCCGTATCCGGCGGGGTATTGCATACGGTCAATCTACGTTTGCATCCGAATGAAATCGCTTACGTGATCAACCACGGCGGGGATCGATTCCTGATCGTCGACGATGTGTTGCTCCCGTTGCTGGAGAAAGTGACTGATCGCATCCGGGTGGAGCGCGTGATCGTCGTGCCGCTGACAGGCCAACCGGTGCCGTCCGGTTATGAGGATTACGAGCAGTTCATCCGGGAACCGGCCGACGATTTCACCTACCCGGAGCTGGATGAGAATGATGCGTTGGGCATGTGCTACACATCCGGCACGACGGGACGGCCCAAAGGGGTGGTGTATTCACACCGGGCTGTGGTGCTGCATTCGTTCGCATCGGCGATGGCGGATACATTGGGGGTTTCCGGCCGTGATACAGTGTTGCCGGTGGTGCCCATGTTTCACGTCAACGCCTGGGGCCTACCGTTCACCATGACCATGGTGGGCGCAAAGCAGGTGTACCCCGGACCGCATCTTGACCCCGTCAGTCTTCTCGACATCATGCAGGAGGAACAAGTGACGTTCTCCGCCGGGGTGCCCACAATCTGGTTCGGCATTTACAGAGAATTGGAGAAACGGCCGGGTCATTGGCGTCTGCACCCCAAACTGCGGATGGTGGTGGGAGGGGCGGCCGCTCCGGAAGCGTTGTTGCGGGGGATGGACCGTCACGGCATCCATGTGGTGCATGCGTGGGGCATGACGGAAACGACACCCCTCGGCACGGTGTCGGTGTTGAAGCCGCACTTGGCCAATCTGCCGGAAGATGAGCAATACGCGTACCGGGCCAAGCAGGGTATCCCCGCGCCGTTTGTGGAAGTACGGGTGGTCAACGAGCAGGGAGAGGTGCCGCCCGATGGTGTCACGATGGGTGAACTGCAAGTAAGAGGACCATGGATTGCGGGGGCGTATCACGATAAGCCGAATATTCGCGATTCATTCACTGATGACGGTTGGTTCCGCACCGGTGACGTGGCGACGATCGACGAAGAAGGGTACGTCAAAATCACGGACCGGACCAAGGATCTCATCAAATCCGGTGGCGAGTGGATCAGTTCGGTCGATTTGGAAAACGCGATCATGGCGCATCCCGCCGTGGATGAAGCGGCTGTCATCGGAATCGCACATCCCAAGTGGCAGGAACGGCCACTGGCGGTGGTAGTGAAAAAAGAAGGAGCGACATTGACGTTGGAGGAACTGCACGCGTTTCTGGCACCGAAATTCGCCAAATGGTGGTTGCCGGACGATGTGGTTTTCGTGGAGGAAATCCCGCGTACGTCGGCGGGCAAATTCCTCAAATCCCGGTTGCGTGAACAATTTCGCGATCACTTTATGACCAAGGGGGTAAACGCTTGA
- a CDS encoding acyl-CoA dehydrogenase family protein: protein MIDYSRYKDGTDLNWYESDPTMRYYAHRYLSHLMEWGESRLVELGAYVAGPMEKRARHTDRDGAPRLIRYDRQGREINEVWYNEGYLATVGDCFEFGVVGLRYRDDVPHKVPFFYTQLMHMLMSEAETGFTCPVTLTMAVAFVLEKYGTDEQKRRYLSRLASMDRHTLEQGATFLTEIQGGSDVGATQTRAVACGDHYELTGEKWFASNCDAGVAITLARVNDRPGTAGLGLFLLPRYLDNGEKNRISIRRLKDKLGVRAVASGELILDRAVGYLIGEPDQGFKYMAEALNISRMCTATGALAISRRAFLEGAVYTSKREAFGRTIIDYPMVRETLLNIIADIEAAWAMVARMIQLFDECHTYGKGDAEKRTLLRLLLAMSKYRCSEQAVLHAKQALELHGGNGYIEEYVTPRLLRDAQVNTVWEGTSNIMGLELLKTLGKEARVRNGQSVILREIRETLDAVDLPELAESVACVKEQTIHVTSDMNVLLAADPMVQNAHARRFMDKLTDLYCAARLLEEAQYAKKETGSERLVHIARYWINRTYRPYMYDVRGQEIPSIDLFDIAVRYAEQAHADQR from the coding sequence TTGATCGACTACAGCCGGTACAAAGACGGGACGGATCTCAATTGGTATGAAAGCGACCCGACCATGCGGTATTATGCACACCGGTATTTGTCTCACCTGATGGAATGGGGCGAATCGCGCTTGGTGGAGTTGGGTGCGTATGTGGCAGGGCCGATGGAAAAACGGGCCCGTCACACCGACCGTGACGGCGCTCCCAGACTGATACGCTATGATCGGCAAGGTCGCGAGATCAATGAAGTGTGGTATAACGAAGGATATCTGGCCACGGTGGGGGACTGTTTCGAGTTCGGTGTGGTGGGATTAAGGTACAGGGACGATGTGCCGCACAAAGTCCCGTTTTTCTACACCCAGTTGATGCATATGCTGATGTCCGAGGCAGAGACTGGTTTTACGTGTCCAGTCACGCTGACGATGGCGGTAGCATTCGTATTGGAGAAATATGGGACGGACGAGCAGAAGCGCCGGTATCTGTCGCGCTTGGCCAGCATGGATCGGCACACGCTGGAACAGGGAGCCACGTTTTTGACGGAGATTCAGGGCGGCTCCGACGTGGGTGCGACGCAAACCCGCGCGGTGGCCTGTGGTGATCACTATGAGCTAACGGGGGAGAAATGGTTCGCCAGCAACTGTGACGCGGGTGTAGCCATCACGTTGGCGCGGGTGAACGATCGGCCGGGCACCGCGGGATTAGGGCTGTTTTTGCTCCCGCGTTACCTGGACAATGGTGAAAAAAACCGGATCTCCATTCGCCGGCTCAAGGACAAGTTAGGTGTGCGGGCCGTTGCCAGCGGGGAACTGATCCTCGATCGGGCGGTCGGATATCTGATCGGTGAGCCGGATCAGGGGTTCAAATATATGGCGGAAGCATTGAACATCTCCCGTATGTGCACGGCGACGGGCGCGCTCGCTATCTCTCGCCGGGCATTTTTGGAGGGCGCTGTATACACGTCCAAACGAGAAGCATTCGGCCGGACGATTATTGATTATCCGATGGTGCGGGAAACCTTGCTGAACATCATCGCGGATATCGAGGCGGCATGGGCGATGGTGGCCCGCATGATCCAACTGTTTGACGAGTGCCACACCTACGGAAAGGGAGATGCAGAAAAACGCACATTGCTTCGGCTGCTGCTGGCGATGAGCAAGTATCGTTGCAGCGAACAAGCGGTTCTTCATGCCAAACAAGCACTGGAGTTACACGGGGGGAACGGGTATATCGAAGAATATGTGACCCCCCGTCTGTTGCGGGATGCACAAGTGAACACGGTATGGGAAGGGACGTCCAACATCATGGGCCTTGAATTGCTGAAAACGCTGGGCAAAGAGGCACGGGTACGAAACGGACAGAGCGTAATCTTGCGGGAAATTCGGGAGACGTTGGACGCAGTCGATTTGCCGGAACTGGCCGAATCCGTCGCTTGTGTGAAGGAGCAGACGATCCACGTTACATCGGATATGAATGTGCTCCTCGCAGCGGATCCCATGGTACAAAACGCCCATGCCCGCCGTTTCATGGATAAACTGACCGATCTGTATTGTGCGGCCCGTCTGTTGGAGGAGGCGCAGTATGCCAAAAAGGAAACCGGGTCAGAACGGCTCGTCCACATCGCACGATATTGGATCAATCGCACCTATCGCCCCTACATGTACGACGTTCGCGGGCAGGAAATCCCCAGCATCGATTTGTTTGATATCGCGGTACGGTATGCGGAACAGGCCCATGCGGATCAGCGTTGA
- the fni gene encoding type 2 isopentenyl-diphosphate Delta-isomerase: MSQNQEPTKKRKAEHIEIVLHREVTGRGITTGLERYRFRHEALPEINFTDISLSTSFLGKPMKAPLLISSMTGGTNEAFQINKNLAQAAEEHGWAMGLGSVRAAIEHPETSYTFQIRKYAPHIPLLANLGAVQLQYGYDVDDCRRIIELTEADALVLHLNAMQEVFQPEGNTRFAHLLSKIEEVCRTLEIPVGVKEVGMGIHGDLAKRLFDAGVQFVDVAGAGGTSWILVEKHRSRDPILTAAAEAFVDWGLPTADCIREARQQVPAGYLIASGGLSNGVEAAKAIALGADLAGFGRALLRAATKPTPEAISQQLQRIETELRIAMFGIGVADVPTLKGTDRIMRVDD, from the coding sequence ATGTCTCAGAACCAGGAACCGACCAAAAAACGAAAAGCGGAACACATCGAGATCGTCCTTCATCGTGAGGTGACCGGCCGGGGCATTACCACAGGCCTGGAGCGATACCGTTTCCGACATGAAGCCTTGCCCGAGATCAATTTTACGGATATCTCCCTCTCCACCTCTTTTCTCGGCAAACCGATGAAAGCGCCGCTGTTGATCAGCAGCATGACCGGCGGGACGAATGAGGCGTTTCAGATCAACAAAAACCTCGCCCAAGCCGCCGAAGAACACGGATGGGCGATGGGTCTGGGCTCCGTACGGGCAGCGATCGAACATCCGGAGACGTCCTATACCTTTCAAATCAGAAAATACGCGCCACACATCCCGTTGCTCGCCAATCTGGGGGCGGTTCAGCTCCAATACGGCTATGATGTCGACGACTGTCGCCGCATCATCGAACTGACCGAAGCTGATGCATTGGTTTTGCATCTGAACGCCATGCAGGAAGTATTTCAGCCGGAAGGAAACACCCGATTCGCCCACCTTCTGAGCAAGATCGAAGAAGTTTGCCGTACGCTGGAGATACCGGTCGGTGTCAAGGAAGTTGGGATGGGGATTCACGGCGATTTGGCCAAACGACTTTTTGACGCAGGGGTTCAATTCGTCGATGTGGCAGGTGCCGGCGGGACTTCATGGATTTTGGTCGAAAAACACCGGTCCCGTGATCCAATACTGACCGCCGCTGCAGAGGCGTTCGTTGATTGGGGTTTGCCCACCGCCGATTGCATCCGCGAAGCACGACAACAAGTCCCCGCCGGTTACCTCATCGCCAGCGGCGGATTGTCCAATGGTGTGGAAGCGGCCAAAGCAATCGCATTGGGTGCCGACCTGGCCGGATTCGGCCGCGCCCTCTTGCGTGCCGCGACCAAACCGACACCCGAGGCGATCTCCCAACAGTTACAACGGATCGAAACGGAATTGCGGATCGCTATGTTCGGGATCGGCGTCGCTGATGTGCCGACATTGAAGGGAACAGACAGGATTATGCGGGTGGATGATTGA
- a CDS encoding DinB family protein, giving the protein MSDYLVMQFEMTRGRLHQFLNSTSEALFDQMPKGFNNTIRWNVGHILTVADALFGLKAVPADYKELFWKGTKPADWTGEVPSLETLASQLQKQTSQIKETFTDRLNEKLARPINLNGYQIETIGSVFSFNNMHEAVHLGYMNALKRAIEGQ; this is encoded by the coding sequence ATGAGTGATTATTTAGTCATGCAATTTGAAATGACCCGAGGACGTTTGCATCAGTTTTTAAACTCAACTTCTGAAGCCTTATTTGATCAAATGCCAAAAGGGTTTAACAATACGATTCGCTGGAATGTAGGTCATATCTTGACAGTCGCGGACGCATTGTTTGGTTTGAAAGCGGTCCCTGCGGACTATAAGGAGTTATTCTGGAAGGGTACGAAACCTGCGGATTGGACTGGGGAAGTACCCTCTTTGGAAACGTTAGCTTCTCAGTTGCAGAAACAGACGTCCCAAATCAAAGAAACATTTACCGACCGGTTAAATGAGAAGTTGGCGAGACCAATTAATCTCAACGGATATCAAATCGAAACGATCGGCTCGGTGTTTAGTTTCAATAATATGCATGAAGCTGTACATCTGGGTTATATGAATGCATTAAAGCGTGCTATTGAAGGGCAATAA